One part of the Sorangiineae bacterium MSr11954 genome encodes these proteins:
- a CDS encoding beta-lactamase family protein, with the protein MRTPLRFWLLASALLALFLSPLACSSDNDSPPDPNARLRQALQEKLVALHASGQYPGVTAGIVLADGTPLGIAAGVSDKSTQRPMSPDDLMMQASVGKTYVSAVAMQLLHEGKFALDDKIEKYLGNETWFGRLPNARDITIRMLMTHTSGLVRYEYKGEFTRDLCKDAYRVWRPEELVSYLFDTKAPFAAGQGWEYSDTNYIVLGMILERVSGSTFNHELTKRILEPLKLDRTFLADKPVLPGLVQGYAGPENIFCGVDAMLVDGKLPFNPQFEWCGGGLLSTATDLARWAKLLYEGHAFDPSRLAELVRGVPAPPLGADLKYGLGVMIEPAGALGITYGHGGTYPGYLTRVMYFPDSHIAVAVQINSSAAPNNRAAVTKIVTELAQVVVRGGS; encoded by the coding sequence ATGAGAACACCTTTACGCTTTTGGCTTCTCGCATCGGCGCTTTTGGCGCTCTTTCTATCCCCCCTCGCGTGCAGCAGCGACAACGACTCGCCGCCCGATCCGAATGCGCGGCTGCGGCAAGCCCTGCAGGAAAAGCTGGTAGCTCTCCACGCCTCGGGCCAATACCCAGGGGTGACCGCCGGCATCGTGTTGGCCGACGGTACGCCGCTTGGAATCGCGGCGGGCGTGTCGGACAAGAGCACGCAACGGCCCATGTCGCCCGACGACTTGATGATGCAGGCCAGCGTGGGCAAAACCTATGTCTCGGCGGTCGCCATGCAGCTGCTGCACGAGGGCAAATTCGCGCTGGATGACAAGATCGAGAAGTACCTCGGGAACGAGACGTGGTTCGGACGGCTGCCCAATGCCCGCGACATCACGATTCGAATGCTCATGACGCATACGAGCGGGCTCGTGCGTTATGAATACAAGGGGGAGTTCACGCGCGATCTCTGCAAGGACGCGTATCGGGTTTGGCGCCCGGAAGAGCTCGTGTCCTACCTGTTCGATACCAAGGCACCCTTTGCCGCGGGGCAAGGTTGGGAGTACTCCGATACCAACTACATCGTCTTGGGGATGATCCTCGAGCGGGTCAGCGGCTCCACATTCAACCACGAGCTGACGAAACGGATTTTGGAGCCGCTCAAGCTGGATCGCACGTTTTTGGCCGACAAGCCCGTCCTGCCGGGCCTGGTGCAGGGCTACGCGGGGCCCGAGAACATTTTCTGCGGGGTCGACGCCATGCTCGTCGATGGCAAGCTGCCGTTCAATCCGCAGTTCGAGTGGTGCGGTGGCGGCCTCCTCTCCACGGCGACCGATCTCGCGCGCTGGGCCAAGTTGCTCTATGAAGGGCATGCCTTCGATCCATCGCGCCTGGCCGAGCTCGTCCGCGGAGTGCCCGCCCCTCCGTTGGGTGCGGACCTGAAATATGGGCTCGGTGTGATGATCGAGCCGGCGGGCGCGCTGGGCATCACCTATGGCCATGGCGGCACCTATCCCGGCTACCTCACGCGGGTGATGTATTTCCCCGACTCCCACATCGCCGTGGCCGTGCAGATCAACTCCAGCGCCGCGCCCAACAACCGCGCGGCGGTCACCAAGATCGTCACCGAGCTGGCGCAGGTCGTCGTTCGCGGCGGGAGCTGA
- a CDS encoding protein kinase: protein MSVSPEVGVILAGKYRVERVLGAGGMGVVVAARHLQLESLVALKLMVPAALDVEGSAERFRREAQAVARLRGEHIAHVTDFGILDTGRPYIVMEFLDGADLDTVLNARGRLPAREAIDYVIDVCKAMVEAHDAGIVHRDLKPHNLFRTNRPDGTTLVKVLDFGISKFIGVEGFDAASTETGALLGSPAYMSPEQIRSSKHVDARTDIYALGAILFQFVTGERVFRAASLGEMLVSVIHDAPRSIRQVRPELPADLDAVVARCLQKDPSKRFASARELLIALQSVRSSRRSSPAVSSEILPLNRSVVLAVASVVMVIAVASTLLVGAARSRRGSLATPSNERPPPMASSLAVASRSEMPPTAEVDASPVGAGIPKLPTPVSTSSPARSATPLQPEGGTSVRSKAIAPVPRVQDHGAKEAPRPTEAPTPRSMKYPSTAPPSPYTLPPLGL, encoded by the coding sequence GTGAGCGTTTCTCCGGAGGTTGGGGTAATCCTCGCGGGCAAATACCGCGTCGAGCGGGTGCTTGGCGCAGGCGGAATGGGCGTGGTCGTAGCCGCGCGGCATCTGCAGTTGGAATCCCTGGTTGCGCTCAAACTCATGGTTCCGGCTGCCCTCGATGTCGAAGGCTCAGCCGAGCGCTTCCGTCGTGAGGCACAAGCGGTTGCGCGATTGCGTGGAGAGCACATCGCCCATGTCACGGATTTTGGCATCCTGGATACGGGGCGACCTTACATCGTCATGGAGTTCCTCGACGGCGCGGATCTCGATACGGTGCTGAACGCCCGCGGACGTCTCCCCGCGCGGGAGGCGATTGATTATGTGATCGACGTTTGCAAGGCGATGGTGGAGGCGCACGACGCCGGCATCGTTCACCGCGATCTCAAGCCACACAATCTCTTTCGAACGAATCGCCCGGACGGGACGACGCTCGTCAAAGTGCTCGATTTTGGCATATCCAAATTCATCGGCGTGGAAGGTTTCGACGCCGCATCCACGGAGACCGGTGCACTCCTGGGATCGCCTGCGTACATGTCACCCGAGCAGATTCGCAGCTCGAAACACGTCGATGCACGAACGGACATTTACGCGCTCGGGGCGATTCTCTTTCAGTTCGTCACCGGTGAGCGTGTCTTTCGCGCCGCCTCGTTGGGAGAGATGCTGGTTTCTGTCATTCACGACGCTCCGCGATCGATACGCCAGGTTCGTCCGGAGCTGCCCGCCGATCTCGATGCCGTCGTTGCGCGTTGCTTGCAGAAAGATCCAAGCAAACGTTTCGCGAGCGCTCGTGAGCTCTTGATCGCGCTCCAATCGGTGCGGAGCTCGAGGCGTAGCTCGCCTGCCGTCAGCTCCGAGATATTACCCCTGAACAGGTCGGTGGTTCTCGCGGTTGCAAGCGTGGTCATGGTGATTGCCGTCGCGAGCACTCTGCTGGTGGGAGCGGCTCGATCGAGGCGGGGGTCGTTGGCTACTCCTTCGAACGAACGTCCACCTCCCATGGCCTCGAGTCTCGCCGTGGCTTCTCGGTCGGAGATGCCCCCCACAGCGGAGGTTGATGCCAGTCCGGTCGGAGCCGGCATTCCCAAGTTGCCCACTCCCGTGTCCACGTCCTCGCCAGCCCGCTCGGCGACCCCGCTGCAGCCAGAAGGCGGGACCTCGGTCCGGTCGAAAGCCATCGCTCCCGTGCCCAGGGTGCAGGATCACGGAGCAAAAGAGGCGCCCAGGCCGACCGAAGCCCCCACTCCACGGTCAATGAAGTATCCCTCCACGGCCCCGCCATCCCCCTACACACTTCCGCCTCTTGGTTTGTGA